The genomic DNA TCGGCCTTTTTTTTGTGCAATACATCCCAGCGCCACATTAGCCCGAATAGATACACTCAAAAAAATATACCAATAGAAAATTGCGCAAAAAAACGGCGCCACAAAAGGCGCCGATCTTTTTATTTATCATACGATCAACCGAGTCGTCGAATACCAATTGCCTCGCGTACCTCAGCTATCCGTGCCCTGCTCTCTTCACGTGCTTTTTCAGCACCGTGCTTCAAAATAGCCTCGATTTCTGCAGGATTTTCCATAAGCTCATGATAACGCTCACGGTGTGGTGCTAATTCAGCATTGATCAATTCGAACAATGCCTGCTTCGCTTCACCCCACGCGATACCATCAGCATAGCGCTGGCGCATTTCAGCAATTTGTTCAGCATTGGCAAACGCGCGGTAAATATCAAATACTGTCGACTCATCCGGATTTTTCGGCTCACCAGGTTCTTGTGAATTGGTGACGATTTTCATAATCGCCTTGCGCAATTTCTTTTCAGTCTCAAACAATGGAATGGTATTACCATAGCTCTTGCTCATCTTGCGACCATCAAGGCCGGTGAGTAATGCCACGTTGTCATCAACCACAGCTTCAGGTGAGACGAAAATATCACGATAGCGATGATTAAAGCGCCCGGCGATATCCCGCGCCATCTCGACGTGCTGAATCTGATCACGCCCAACCGGAATATGGGTCGCGTTGAACATCAAAATATCAGCTGCCATTAGCACCGGATAGCTGAATAATCCCATCGAAATACCGTGATCAGGATCTGTATTGCCCTCAGCATTATTTGCATCAACTGCTGCTTTATAGGCATGCGCACGGTTCATTAGCCCTTTGGCACAGACACAATCAAATACCCACGTCAGCTCGGGGATTTCAGGAATATCAGACTGACGATAAAAAGTCACTTGTTCAGGATCAAGCCCACACGCCAACCATGTCGCGGCAATTGCCAGCGTCGATTCATGAATATGTTCTGGATCATGGCACTTGATGATACCGTGGTAATCAGCAAGAAAGAGGAATGCATCATCATCACGGTTCTGTGTCGCTTGAATTGCCGGACGGATCGCGCCAACGTAATTGCCAAGATGCGGGATACCGGTTGTCGTAATACCGGTCAGTACGCGTTTCTTACTCATTTTTCTCTCTTACACTAAATAAATACAAAAAAATCACTACCGAATAGGCTCAATCACACAAATGCCGATGCATCTCCCGCACCTTCACGGAGTACCGTCGGCGGCATTTCAGTCAAATCCAACACTGTTGACGGCTGATTGTATATTTCACCAATATCGACGATCAGATCGACCTGATTACTCACTGACGACGGTAAGTCATAGACATTTAACCACTCGGCATCAGCATCAAATAACGAAACACCCATCAGTGCTTCACCGTGTGCCTCGATCACAGCCTGCATAATGGCATGGTCCGGTACGCGCAGCCCGATGGTTTTGCGCTTGTCATTCTGAATGCGACGCGGTACTTCACGGCTAGCGGCTAATATGCAAGTAAATGCGCCGGGGAACAGCTTTTTCAACAAACGAAACTGGACGTTATCAACTTTTGCATAATGCGACAAATGCGATAAATCACTGCACAGCAGCGTAAAAGGATGATCTTTATCCAGTTCACGCGCCATACGGATATTGTCAGCAGCCTTTTTCTCATCCAGCCCACAAACCAGCGAATAACCACTATCACTGGGCAATAACACCACGCCACCGTCGTTGATCACTTTAGCGATACGCTCAATATGGCGCGGATTAACCCGCTGCGGGTGCATTTCCATCATTTCAGCCATGCTCGTTCACCCATTCCTGTAATTGTGCTTCATCAATAATTGCCACACCGAGTGCTTCGGCTTTGGTCAACTTGCTGCCCGCCGCTTCACCAGCGAGCACATAATCGGTTTTTTTCGATACGCTACCAGTCACTTTTGCGCCCAGTGCTTCGAGCTTGGCTTTGGCTTCATCGCGGCTCAGAGTCGGTAATGTACCCGTCAAAACCACAGTTTTTCCAGCAAGCGGTAAATCATCCCGCTGTTCGAGAACCACATCCGGCCAATGCACGCCAACGTCACGCAAGGCTTGAATCACGTCTCTATTCTCAGCATCGGCAAAGAAGTGCACAATATATTCTGCCATCACCGGCCCGATGCCATCTATCGCCTGCAATGCCGCTTCGTCAGCTTCAAGCAATTTCTCAAGTGAGCCGAATGATGATGCGAGCAACGCAGCGCTAACTGCGCCAACCTCGCGCACACCCAACGCATAGATAAAGCGTGGTAAAGTCGTTTTTTTAGCCTTTTCCAGTGCATCAACCACATTCTGTGCAGACTTTTCAGCCATGCGCGGCAATGCAGCCCACTCTTCAGCTGTTAAGCGAAATAAATCGGCCGGATCACGAACTAACTCACGCTCGACCACAGCCTCAATCAATTTATCGCCCAGCCCTTGAATATCAAGCGCTTTGCGCGAAGCGAAGTGGATCAACGCCTGTACGCGTTGTGCACGACAATGCAAACCGCCGCTACAACGTGCTACGGCTTCACCTTCGGGACGCAAAACTTCCGAACCGCATACTGGGCATACATCCGGCATGACAAACACTTCGGCATTGTCTGGGCGTGCTTCGAGTACTACTTTAACCACTTCGGGGATAACGTCCCCCGCACGACGCACGAATACCGTATCGCCAGTACGAACATCCTTACGTGCTACTTCATCAGCATTATGTAATGTGGCATTAGTTACCGTCACACCACCAACTTCAACTGCTTTCAAGCGTGCTACCGGCGTAATTGCTCCAGTACGCCCAACCTGAACATCAATCGCTTCAACCACAGTCGTCTTTTCAACTGCCGGAAACTTCCACGCAATCGCCCAACGCGGGGCACGCGAAACGAATCCCGCTCGCTGCTGCTCGGCAAAACGATCCAGCTTAAACACCACACCATCAATATCGTATGGAAGATCAGCGCGCTGCTCGCCTAACTCGGTGAAATAATTTTCAGCTGCTTGTAACGCTGTTACTTGTTGCTGCAATGCACAAACTGGCAATCCCCAATGCTTGAATTGCGCGAGCAAGTCGCTATAGGTTTCTGGTAAATCCCAGCCTTGGACTTCACCATAACCATAGGCAAAAAATGCCAATCTTCGCTTAGCAGTAATTGCAGGATCAAGCTGGCGCAAGCTGCCGGCTGCAGCATTACGTGGATTGGCAAATAATTTTTCATCATTGGCCAAAGCGTGCTCATTGAGCGCAGCAAAAGCGGCATGTGGCATATAAATTTCACCACGAACTTCGACCACTTCCGGCGGATTATCATCACGTAAACGCAGCGGTATTGCGCCAATAGTACGCACGTTTGCCGTGACATCTTCACCTTCACTGCCATCACCGCGAGTTGCGGCACGCACCAATACACCCTGCTCATAACGCAAGCTCATTGCCAAACCATCAAATTTAGGTTCTGCGGAAAGCAGCAAATCATCGGTTGTATTCAGGCGCTCTTGCAAGCGACGATAAAAGGCGGCAAATTCCTGTTCAGAAAAAACGTTATCAAGCGACAGCATCGCCACACTGTGGCGAACGGATGGGAATGCACTATCTGCCTTACCAGCGACGCGCTGCGTTGGCGAATCAGACGGCACAGGCAAATCACTCTCATCCTCAAGCTCGCGTAGCTCACGCATCAAGCTGTCGTATTCAGCATCCGCAATCCGCGGATCATCTAACACGTAGTAGCGATAATCGTGCTCACGAATACTTTGGCGCAGCTGTTCAAGCTGCTCTTCGATAGAATTGGTCACAGCCAGCCTACTGCTTACTGCGCCAAGCCTGATATTCCTGCTCAAATTGCTCAGCAGCCTGACGGTACTTGAGCAAATCAGCATCACCGATTGGGCGACGAGCATGATCGCATAAGCGGGCATCCACAGCCTCAGTCATCTCATGCGCCATGGCCGTAAACGTTTCCCAGCTTTCAACTGCATCATCACCAACTGGCAGTTGCATGATCAGCATCAAACCTTCAATCTTATCCAACTGATTAAGATCATCAGGAAAGATGCCCGGCTTGCGCACATTGAGCATGGTGAACATCACTTCTTCACCATCGGCACCAATCAGCTCATAAGCACCACTGGGAGCGCGTTGCAAGCCAAAAGTACGAACGAGATTAGCCACGTCCTTACCCGTCAAATGACGACCAAAACGCGCCATGATGGTATAAGGCAAGACGCTGGACGGTGCTTCATTTACACTTCTTGGCGTACTTTTTTGTTTAGAGGCTTGCTTTGTGCTTTTGCGCTGCGCTGGCACTGTACCTGCGCTATCATCGCCAAAAAAGCTAGGGTTGAGCTGCGCTGTCTGCTGGCGGACTTCAACGTTGCCATTGAGGAAATCATCATTACTGTCTGGATCCAGCGGCGTTTTAGCGTCAAGCGCTGAACGGCGCGCACGAGGATCACCGCTATCAAGCAGCTCACGCTGACGATTACGCCACATGCCGAAAGCAATCAGCCCGACAATCAACACAACGATCAGTATCGCTACAATTCGCACAGTCAAAATCAGCGCATCTTCATTCATTATCTATCTCCCTAAAATATCTTCAAGCCGCAGCATCAAGTAGTCATCGATTTCATGACCATCAGCTTCGCTGAGTGCAAAATGACAGACGCTACGACCACGGCGATGGACCATCTGCCGGTCACCACATTCCAAGTAGTGCCACTCTCGTAAAGGCTTGCCCTCATGGCGCAAACGGTAGGCACAACTCGGCGGCAGCCAACCAAAATCGTCACGCGACAAATCGCGCAGATTAATACAATCTGGCACTTTCTTCTGGCGGCAATGATAATCGCTACATGACGCGGCTTCAATATCAAGGAGCTTACACGCGACACGGGAAAAGTAAACTTCTCCCGTATCAATATCTTCCATTTTATTCAGACAACACAGTCCGCAACCATCGCAAAGCGCTTCCCATTGTACATCTGTAAGCGCATCAAGGGGTTTATCCCACCAACGGTTGTGGGACAAAATCAGTTCAATCCCTGAATATAATAAGAAACGGCTTCAATTTGTTTTGGCGTCATATTGCCAGCAACGCCGCGCATCATCTGGTTTGGATCATTGGCGCGCATTTTCAGTGCCGCTTTATTTGCATCACTGGCCAGGCCTTCTTCATGTGCGGCGCTGTGGAATGCCAACAGTTGTTTGCGGGTATATTGAGCATGCTGAGCAGAAACGCGTGGGAATGCTGCTGGAGCGATACCGGCACCGGTTGGGCCATGGCAAGCAGCACAAGCAGGAATACCGGCTTCCATATCACCACCACGATAAATTGCTTGACCTAACGCCAGCATCTCATCAGGCTCATCGCCAACGCCGTTAGTCGCAGCTGGCGCTGGTTCTTGAGCGGAAAAATACGCAGCAAGATTTACCATATCTTCTTCAGTTAAGCCCGCAACCTGGCCCATCATGACCGGATCTTGGCGTTCGCCACTTTTAAAATCTTGTAACTGCTTCAAAATATATTGCGCACTCTGGCCGGCCAAATTTGGCCATTCAGGGTTAATACTGATGCCTTTCTGACCGTGGCAAGCCGCGCAAACAACGGCTTTTTCAGCGCCAGCCTCTATATTTCCTGCGGCCATTGCTGTGCCCACAGCGGACATTATTAGCATCGTCACTATGCCTTTTTTCATGATGTGCTCCATGACTGGATTTTTATGGTTTATCATATCTGCGTTTACACACAGATAATTTATCTAAATAGTTTACTATAATATGACCACATCTTACCAGCAATCCATGTTTGCTTTTTCAGCGAACCACCCAAAACAATTACCAGCAGATAGCGAAGTAGAAGTCGCTTTTGCGGGTCGATCCAATGCCGGAAAGTCCAGCGCACTCAACACGCTGACTAATCAAAAAGCGCTTGCCCGCGTTTCCAAAACGCCCGGGCGAACGCAATTAATCAACTTTTTTTCCCTACCTAGAGAAAATATGTATTTGGTTGATTTGCCCGGCTATGGCTTCGCCAATGTACCGAGTGAAATTCGTGCGCACTGGGAAAAACTTCTCGGCGACTACCTCATCACCCGTGAGCAGCTCAAAGGCGTAGTGATCATGATGGATATCCGCCATCCACTGAAAGACCTGGATATACGGATGCTTGAATGCTGCGCACAGCGCGGCTTACCGGCGCATATTCTGCTCACCAAAGCAGACAAACTAAAGCGTGGTGCACAACAAAAGCAGCTACATGCTGTTGAGCGTGAGTTAGATGGTTTCCCATCTCCCGTAACCATTCAAACGTTCTCGAGCTTGAAAAAGCAAGGCGTCGACAAGCTGGTCCACCGCCTCGACCAATGGACTGGATTAAATGTACCAATGGGTGACTAAATGATTGAGTTGCTGATAATTTTACTTGCAGTCGGCGTGTTTGCTGGATTTGTTGATACGCTTGCAGGTGGCGGCGGTATGATCACACTGCCCGCACTGCTGATGAGTGGGCTGACGCCAGAAGCAGCGCTCGCAACCAACAAGCTACAAGGCAGCTTCGGCACTGTATCAGCCAGCTGGTATTTTATCCGCCGCGGTGAACTGCATTGGGCAAATATTCGCTTCGGCGTGCTCAGTACCGCAATCGGCGCAGCTTGCGGCACATTGGCCGTTCAATTCTTGCCTAATGTATGGCTACAAACCATCATTCCCGCCCTACTCATTGGCGTGGCATTTATTTTCTTATTCATGCCAAACGTTGGAGAAATTGACCGCGAAGCACGCCTTTCTTTTCCCCTGTTCGCAACTGCTGCTGCGTTTCCCATTGCTTTTTACGATGGTTTTCTCGGCCCAGGTACAGGGAGCTTTTTTCTACTCGCATTGATTGCTTTGCGTGGCAAATCCCTGCGCAATGCGACCATTGAGGCAAAAGCCTACAATGCCACGACCAACGTTATCTCACTGCTTGTATTTATGTTTGGCGGTCACATCGTTTGGGCATACGGCTTGAGTATGGCCGCAGGACAATTGATTGGCGCTCGATTGGCGTCACGCATGATCATGACCAAGGGCAACCGCCTGATCCGTCCGATGGTTATTATCGTTTCACTGATCATGAGTTGTGTACTTGCTTACCGCTATTGGTTTTAAATCAAACAGCCACTTCAGCAGCGATACTCAGCTTGCGAAAGTAATCACTTCCGCAAGCGCCCTGGGGTATTCATCAACGTTAATGCCCAATACGTCAAACCAGTGCAGAGCAAAATTAAAAAACCAAACGTCTGCCATAAAGGCACATCACTGATGCCGAGAAATCCGTAGCGGAAGCCTGTGACCATATAAAGAATTGGGTTGAGCTGCGACACGCCTTGCCAAAATGAAGGCAGTACGCTGATTGAATAGAACACCCCACCTAGGTATGTCAATGGCGTCAGCACAAACGTCGGTACAATCGCCGCATCATCAAAGCCTCGTGCATAAATTGCATTAACGAATCCGCCGACTGAAAATGCAACAGCGGTCAGCAGCAATACCGCCAGCGTCACCAACGGATGCTCAATGTGAATATCGGTAAAAAACATCGCCACAATAGTCACAAACCCACCAACAATGCAGCCACGCAGCACACCAGCAAAAACATAGCCTGACAAAATCATCGCATTCGACATCGGCGAAATCAGCATCTCTTCGACTGAATTATTAAAGCGCGCACTGTAAAACGACCCGACCACATTGCCGTAAGTATTGTTGATCACCGTCATCATGATTAAGCCTGGTGCAATAAAAGTCGCATACGGATAGCCTTCAAAATCACCAATGCGCTTACCTATCAATTCACCAAAGATCAAAAAATACAGCGTTGACGTCACCACTGCTGGCAATAATGTTTGCGTCCAGATCCGTAAAAAACGGCGAATTTCTTTGCGTACTAACGTCGCAAAAGCATGTAATTGCATAATATTCCTTTTCTATAATCCGTCTCGTTCAAAATTTGTTTTACCCAAATTGCACATGAGACAAGCGATCTGTGACATCGCCTCGCTACTGGGTTAAGATGGCGCTTTTTGGAATGACCATGAGCGAGCATTTTACGCCATCTCCTGAACTGTTGGCACTGCGCGAAAAAATTGACGCCCACGATCAACAACTCGCACGCATGATGTGCGAACGCCTGCTACTCATCATGCAAGCTGCACCACTCAAGCCGCGCTTTGAGGACGTTCGCCTCGAAGACCGCATCGAAGACATCATTGCCAAAGTAATCCCCATTGCCGATGAGTACGGTCTCGACCGCGACTACCTCGAAGCTGTTTACCGCAAAATGATGGATGAATCCATTGACCGTG from Cardiobacteriaceae bacterium TAE3-ERU3 includes the following:
- a CDS encoding tryptophan--tRNA ligase, with amino-acid sequence MSKKRVLTGITTTGIPHLGNYVGAIRPAIQATQNRDDDAFLFLADYHGIIKCHDPEHIHESTLAIAATWLACGLDPEQVTFYRQSDIPEIPELTWVFDCVCAKGLMNRAHAYKAAVDANNAEGNTDPDHGISMGLFSYPVLMAADILMFNATHIPVGRDQIQHVEMARDIAGRFNHRYRDIFVSPEAVVDDNVALLTGLDGRKMSKSYGNTIPLFETEKKLRKAIMKIVTNSQEPGEPKNPDESTVFDIYRAFANAEQIAEMRQRYADGIAWGEAKQALFELINAELAPHRERYHELMENPAEIEAILKHGAEKAREESRARIAEVREAIGIRRLG
- a CDS encoding threonylcarbamoyl-AMP synthase; its protein translation is MAEMMEMHPQRVNPRHIERIAKVINDGGVVLLPSDSGYSLVCGLDEKKAADNIRMARELDKDHPFTLLCSDLSHLSHYAKVDNVQFRLLKKLFPGAFTCILAASREVPRRIQNDKRKTIGLRVPDHAIMQAVIEAHGEALMGVSLFDADAEWLNVYDLPSSVSNQVDLIVDIGEIYNQPSTVLDLTEMPPTVLREGAGDASAFV
- the ligA gene encoding NAD-dependent DNA ligase LigA, coding for MLICSSTVRLLSNLSRNIRLGAVSSRLAVTNSIEEQLEQLRQSIREHDYRYYVLDDPRIADAEYDSLMRELRELEDESDLPVPSDSPTQRVAGKADSAFPSVRHSVAMLSLDNVFSEQEFAAFYRRLQERLNTTDDLLLSAEPKFDGLAMSLRYEQGVLVRAATRGDGSEGEDVTANVRTIGAIPLRLRDDNPPEVVEVRGEIYMPHAAFAALNEHALANDEKLFANPRNAAAGSLRQLDPAITAKRRLAFFAYGYGEVQGWDLPETYSDLLAQFKHWGLPVCALQQQVTALQAAENYFTELGEQRADLPYDIDGVVFKLDRFAEQQRAGFVSRAPRWAIAWKFPAVEKTTVVEAIDVQVGRTGAITPVARLKAVEVGGVTVTNATLHNADEVARKDVRTGDTVFVRRAGDVIPEVVKVVLEARPDNAEVFVMPDVCPVCGSEVLRPEGEAVARCSGGLHCRAQRVQALIHFASRKALDIQGLGDKLIEAVVERELVRDPADLFRLTAEEWAALPRMAEKSAQNVVDALEKAKKTTLPRFIYALGVREVGAVSAALLASSFGSLEKLLEADEAALQAIDGIGPVMAEYIVHFFADAENRDVIQALRDVGVHWPDVVLEQRDDLPLAGKTVVLTGTLPTLSRDEAKAKLEALGAKVTGSVSKKTDYVLAGEAAGSKLTKAEALGVAIIDEAQLQEWVNEHG
- a CDS encoding cell division protein ZipA C-terminal FtsZ-binding domain-containing protein produces the protein MNEDALILTVRIVAILIVVLIVGLIAFGMWRNRQRELLDSGDPRARRSALDAKTPLDPDSNDDFLNGNVEVRQQTAQLNPSFFGDDSAGTVPAQRKSTKQASKQKSTPRSVNEAPSSVLPYTIMARFGRHLTGKDVANLVRTFGLQRAPSGAYELIGADGEEVMFTMLNVRKPGIFPDDLNQLDKIEGLMLIMQLPVGDDAVESWETFTAMAHEMTEAVDARLCDHARRPIGDADLLKYRQAAEQFEQEYQAWRSKQ
- a CDS encoding YcgN family cysteine cluster protein — encoded protein: MLSHNRWWDKPLDALTDVQWEALCDGCGLCCLNKMEDIDTGEVYFSRVACKLLDIEAASCSDYHCRQKKVPDCINLRDLSRDDFGWLPPSCAYRLRHEGKPLREWHYLECGDRQMVHRRGRSVCHFALSEADGHEIDDYLMLRLEDILGR
- a CDS encoding cytochrome c4 — translated: MKKGIVTMLIMSAVGTAMAAGNIEAGAEKAVVCAACHGQKGISINPEWPNLAGQSAQYILKQLQDFKSGERQDPVMMGQVAGLTEEDMVNLAAYFSAQEPAPAATNGVGDEPDEMLALGQAIYRGGDMEAGIPACAACHGPTGAGIAPAAFPRVSAQHAQYTRKQLLAFHSAAHEEGLASDANKAALKMRANDPNQMMRGVAGNMTPKQIEAVSYYIQGLN
- the yihA gene encoding ribosome biogenesis GTP-binding protein YihA/YsxC; its protein translation is MTTSYQQSMFAFSANHPKQLPADSEVEVAFAGRSNAGKSSALNTLTNQKALARVSKTPGRTQLINFFSLPRENMYLVDLPGYGFANVPSEIRAHWEKLLGDYLITREQLKGVVIMMDIRHPLKDLDIRMLECCAQRGLPAHILLTKADKLKRGAQQKQLHAVERELDGFPSPVTIQTFSSLKKQGVDKLVHRLDQWTGLNVPMGD
- a CDS encoding TSUP family transporter — protein: MIELLIILLAVGVFAGFVDTLAGGGGMITLPALLMSGLTPEAALATNKLQGSFGTVSASWYFIRRGELHWANIRFGVLSTAIGAACGTLAVQFLPNVWLQTIIPALLIGVAFIFLFMPNVGEIDREARLSFPLFATAAAFPIAFYDGFLGPGTGSFFLLALIALRGKSLRNATIEAKAYNATTNVISLLVFMFGGHIVWAYGLSMAAGQLIGARLASRMIMTKGNRLIRPMVIIVSLIMSCVLAYRYWF
- a CDS encoding ABC transporter permease; protein product: MQLHAFATLVRKEIRRFLRIWTQTLLPAVVTSTLYFLIFGELIGKRIGDFEGYPYATFIAPGLIMMTVINNTYGNVVGSFYSARFNNSVEEMLISPMSNAMILSGYVFAGVLRGCIVGGFVTIVAMFFTDIHIEHPLVTLAVLLLTAVAFSVGGFVNAIYARGFDDAAIVPTFVLTPLTYLGGVFYSISVLPSFWQGVSQLNPILYMVTGFRYGFLGISDVPLWQTFGFLILLCTGLTYWALTLMNTPGRLRK
- a CDS encoding chorismate mutase — protein: MSEHFTPSPELLALREKIDAHDQQLARMMCERLLLIMQAAPLKPRFEDVRLEDRIEDIIAKVIPIADEYGLDRDYLEAVYRKMMDESIDREGKRWQQLNESEQ